A DNA window from Oncorhynchus tshawytscha isolate Ot180627B linkage group LG13, Otsh_v2.0, whole genome shotgun sequence contains the following coding sequences:
- the LOC112265460 gene encoding scavenger receptor class F member 1-like isoform X1: protein MGQFLTGLGLLLCCSLSSPQRLAPSGRNVCQDPRNPSTLVCCTGWRQQREECTLPVCDGEQACQQDEVCIYPGVCRCRPGYYGAHCKTRCPPEFWAPDCRELCKCHPHGRCDPITGKCTCLSNRWGPLCQNTCKCGRHGHCHPVHGNCTCDEGWWTPTCTKQCQCYPGTSTCDPLTGRCQCAPDYWGQKCSLRCSCYISSCQQKTGACECQNGWWGPTCDRRCNCDLEHSECNAVSGECVCQSGYKGAFCNEPCGPGEYGSGCKLSCGHCEGGQSCSVVDGVCTACEPGWNGTHCDRLCPHGYHGNHCQEACPRCRNGEPCDPRTGACSRCDPGWTKPSCDEPCSNRTFGDACRSLCSPCFHGHCDHVTGSCVCGPGFQGRSCNITCPDQLYGFNCSSVCDCGEGTACHPATGACPYSGHRALITGLLVPLLLVLLGLVCCCCCCGGPTDGKDRVAVGDGGTSVRMKHHVYNVLANVSSAVPCISVWSSGLPRVTVSHHDPELTFNHSFIEPPSSGWVTEGSFFDSDEETGEVLYCVPPREDIPAVAGGEFQEFQHEMSSKCNMFPDPSAFSISAEDMSLPFGIPRTSSNAKSKCPSVSFAEGTRFSPKERRGSAQDLTTGAPRTKHKSPWGVLMLSALQAQGGNASEGEETEGGVDGCGCGGGTGPLEDPESSGEAGDPDVDRWTATPTRAMSTLQVPGAVVGRTISNAAVPRKGGQTPGSKSDGQQAEMDKVTTVYVTVGKAGVGRPLSKLELPSLESPVQAMLRRLGSLQRHKDQEVGTKPKGKSPGAEGIIKPPRRKLGTRASVWEQGAPPPSGVEGAVGEGVSMRKPSRRKQHAHHSSPAVMGNTDAGTNTQPPPEDTPATVTPKRPLSSILKSVPEVAGSEVRGERSGVRRENGDPGMQTDSGYRTIGPAGFVTDTVSLSEVIANEGVVAGVDDGPNLYENVMIMHS, encoded by the exons ATGGGCCAGTTTCTGACGGGTCTAGGACTACTGCTCTgctgttccctctcctcccctcagagACTGGCTCCCTCAGGGAGAAATGTCTGCCAGGACCCCAG GAATCCTTCCACTCTTGTCTGTTGCACTGGatggagacaacagagagaggagtgtactTTAC CTGTGTGTGATGGTGAGCAGGCCTGCCAGCAGGATGAGGTGTGTATATACCCGGGCGTCTGTCGCTGTCGCCCTGGCTACTATGGAGCCCACTGCAAGACAC GCTGCCCTCCAGAGTTCTGGGCACCGGACTGCCGTGAGCTGTGCAAGTGCCACCCTCACGGGCGCTGTGACCCGATCACGGGCAAGTGTACGTGCCTCTCCAACCGCTGGGGGCCACTCTGCCAGAACACCTGCAAATGTGGCCGTCATGGACACTGCCACCCCGTACACGGCAACTGCACCTGCGACGAGGGCTGGTGGACACCCACCTGTACCAAGCAGTGCCAGTGCTACCCAGGCACCTCCACCTGCGACCCACTGACCGGCAG GTGTCAGTGTGCCCCGGATTACTGGGGTCAGAAGTGCAGTCTTCGATGTAGCTGCTACATATCATCCTGCCAACAGAAGACGGGGGCGTGCGAATGCCAGAATGGGTGGTGGGGTCCGACGTGTGACCGCCGCTGTAACTGTGACCTGGAGCACAGCGAGTGTAATGCCGTCAGCGGGGAGTGTGTATGTCAGTCTGGGTACAAGGGAGCCTTCTGTAACGAACCGTGTGGACCTGGGGAGTATGGCAGTGGCTGTAAACTGAG CTGTGGCCACTGTGAAGGAGGCCAGTCGTGCTCTGTGGTTGATGGTGTCTGTACGGCCTGTGAGCCTGGGTGGAATGGCACACACTGTGACCGTCTGTGCCCGCATGGTTACCATGGAAACCACTGCCAGGAGGCGTGCCCACGCTGCAGGAACGGTGAACCATGTGACCCCAGGACGGGGGCGTGTTCACGATGTGACCCAGGATGGACCaaacccag CTGTGACGAGCCGTGCTCTAACAGGACATTCGGGGACGCCTGCCGCTCCCTGTGCAGCCCCTGTTTCCATGGCCACTGTGATCACGTGACAGGAAGTTGTGTCTGTGGGCCTGGGTTCCAGGGACGGAG TTGTAACATCACCTGTCCAGATCAGCTGTATGGCtttaactgttcctctgtctgtgaCTGTGGAGAGGGAACCGCCTGTCACCCAGCAACGGGGGCGTGTCCATACA gtgGTCACAGGGCTCTGATCACTGGTCTCCTGGTCCCTCTGCTCTTGGTGCTGCTGGGTctggtctgctgctgctgctgctgtggagGACCTACTGACGgcaaagacag GGTAGCAGTGGGTGACGGTGGTACCTCTGTCCGTATGAAGCATCATGTGTATAACGTCCTGGCCAACGTGAGCTCTGCTGtaccctgtatctctgtctggtcCTCTGGGCTACCCAGAGTCACAG TGTCACACCACGACCCTGAGCTGACGTTCAACCACAGCTTCATAGAGCCTCCCTCCTCAGGCTGGGTGACGGAGGGATCTTTCTTCGACAGTGATGAGGAGACCGGAGAGGTGCTCTACTGTGTCCCCCCCAGAGAAg ACATCCCTGCAGTTGCAGGCGGTGAGTTCCAGGAGTTCCAGCACGAGATGAGTTCTAAGTGTAACATGTTCCCCGACCCCTCTGCCTTCAGTATTAGTGCAGAAGACATGTCCCTCCCCTTTGGCATCCCCCGCACCTCCAGCAACGCCAAGTCCAAATGCCCCTCCGTCTCCTTCGCCGAAGGCACCAG GTTCAGTCCCAAGGAGCGCCGAGGCTCTGCCCAAGATTTGACAACCGGGGCACCCCGCACCAAACACAAGTCCCCCTGGGGGGTCCTGATGCTGTCAGCCCTCCAGGCCCAGGGAGGGAATGCctcagagggggaagagacggaggggggggtggatggatgtggatgtggaggtGGGACTGGACCATTAGAAGACCCAGAATCCAGTGGTGAAGCAGGGGACCCCGATGTGGACAGGTGGACTGCTACCCCGACCCGAGCCATGTCTACCCTGCAGGTGCCTGGAGCAGTGGTAGGACGCACCATATCCAACGCTGCTGTTCCCAGAAAGGGAGGGCAAACACCAGGGTCCAAATCCGATGGCCAGCAGGCAGAGATGGACAAAGTGACCACAGTGTATGTGACAGTGGGGAAGGCGGGGGTGGGGAGGCCCCTGTCTAAACTAGAGCTCCCCAGCTTGGAGAGCCCGGTACAGGCCATGCTACGTAGGCTAGGCAGCCTCCAGAGACACAAAGACCAGGAGGTGGGAACTAAGCCCAAGGGGAAGAGCCCGGGGGCGGAGGGGATCATCAAGCCCCCCAGGAGGAAGCTGGGGACTAGGGCCAGTGTGTGGGAGCAGGGGGCTCCCCCACCCTCGGGGGTGGAGGGTGCTGTAGGGGAAGGCGTATCTATGAGAAAACCCAGTAGGAGGAAACAGCACGCCCACCATAGCTCCCCTGCTGTCATGGGAAACACAGACGCTGGCACTAACACTCAACCCCCACCAGAGGACACCCCTGCCACCGTTACGCCCAAGAGGCCCCTGTCCTCCATTTTGAAAAGCGTGCCAGAGGTCGCtgggtcagaggttaggggtGAAAGGTCAGGGGTAAGGCGAGAGAACGGCGACCCTGGGATGCAGACTGATAGTGGATATCGAACAATCGGGCCAGCTGGATTTGTAACGGACACTGTTAGTCTGAGTGAAGTCATCGCCAATGAAGGAGTGGTGGCTGGTGTGGACGATGGACCTAACCTTTATGAGAACGTGATGATTATGCATTCCTAA
- the LOC112265460 gene encoding scavenger receptor class F member 1-like isoform X2: MGQFLTGLGLLLCCSLSSPQRLAPSGRNVCQDPRNPSTLVCCTGWRQQREECTLPVCDGEQACQQDEVCIYPGVCRCRPGYYGAHCKTRCPPEFWAPDCRELCKCHPHGRCDPITGKCTCLSNRWGPLCQNTCKCGRHGHCHPVHGNCTCDEGWWTPTCTKQCQCYPGTSTCDPLTGRCQCAPDYWGQKCSLRCSCYISSCQQKTGACECQNGWWGPTCDRRCNCDLEHSECNAVSGECVCQSGYKGAFCNEPCGPGEYGSGCKLSCGHCEGGQSCSVVDGVCTACEPGWNGTHCDRLCPHGYHGNHCQEACPRCRNGEPCDPRTGACSRCDPGWTKPSCDEPCSNRTFGDACRSLCSPCFHGHCDHVTGSCVCGPGFQGRSCNITCPDQLYGFNCSSVCDCGEGTACHPATGACPYSGHRALITGLLVPLLLVLLGLVCCCCCCGGPTDGKDRVAVGDGGTSVRMKHHVYNVLANVSSAVPCISVWSSGLPRVTVSHHDPELTFNHSFIEPPSSGWVTEGSFFDSDEETGEVLYCVPPREDIPAVAGGEFQEFQHEMSSKCNMFPDPSAFSISAEDMSLPFGIPRTSSNAKSKCPSVSFAEGTSPKERRGSAQDLTTGAPRTKHKSPWGVLMLSALQAQGGNASEGEETEGGVDGCGCGGGTGPLEDPESSGEAGDPDVDRWTATPTRAMSTLQVPGAVVGRTISNAAVPRKGGQTPGSKSDGQQAEMDKVTTVYVTVGKAGVGRPLSKLELPSLESPVQAMLRRLGSLQRHKDQEVGTKPKGKSPGAEGIIKPPRRKLGTRASVWEQGAPPPSGVEGAVGEGVSMRKPSRRKQHAHHSSPAVMGNTDAGTNTQPPPEDTPATVTPKRPLSSILKSVPEVAGSEVRGERSGVRRENGDPGMQTDSGYRTIGPAGFVTDTVSLSEVIANEGVVAGVDDGPNLYENVMIMHS, from the exons ATGGGCCAGTTTCTGACGGGTCTAGGACTACTGCTCTgctgttccctctcctcccctcagagACTGGCTCCCTCAGGGAGAAATGTCTGCCAGGACCCCAG GAATCCTTCCACTCTTGTCTGTTGCACTGGatggagacaacagagagaggagtgtactTTAC CTGTGTGTGATGGTGAGCAGGCCTGCCAGCAGGATGAGGTGTGTATATACCCGGGCGTCTGTCGCTGTCGCCCTGGCTACTATGGAGCCCACTGCAAGACAC GCTGCCCTCCAGAGTTCTGGGCACCGGACTGCCGTGAGCTGTGCAAGTGCCACCCTCACGGGCGCTGTGACCCGATCACGGGCAAGTGTACGTGCCTCTCCAACCGCTGGGGGCCACTCTGCCAGAACACCTGCAAATGTGGCCGTCATGGACACTGCCACCCCGTACACGGCAACTGCACCTGCGACGAGGGCTGGTGGACACCCACCTGTACCAAGCAGTGCCAGTGCTACCCAGGCACCTCCACCTGCGACCCACTGACCGGCAG GTGTCAGTGTGCCCCGGATTACTGGGGTCAGAAGTGCAGTCTTCGATGTAGCTGCTACATATCATCCTGCCAACAGAAGACGGGGGCGTGCGAATGCCAGAATGGGTGGTGGGGTCCGACGTGTGACCGCCGCTGTAACTGTGACCTGGAGCACAGCGAGTGTAATGCCGTCAGCGGGGAGTGTGTATGTCAGTCTGGGTACAAGGGAGCCTTCTGTAACGAACCGTGTGGACCTGGGGAGTATGGCAGTGGCTGTAAACTGAG CTGTGGCCACTGTGAAGGAGGCCAGTCGTGCTCTGTGGTTGATGGTGTCTGTACGGCCTGTGAGCCTGGGTGGAATGGCACACACTGTGACCGTCTGTGCCCGCATGGTTACCATGGAAACCACTGCCAGGAGGCGTGCCCACGCTGCAGGAACGGTGAACCATGTGACCCCAGGACGGGGGCGTGTTCACGATGTGACCCAGGATGGACCaaacccag CTGTGACGAGCCGTGCTCTAACAGGACATTCGGGGACGCCTGCCGCTCCCTGTGCAGCCCCTGTTTCCATGGCCACTGTGATCACGTGACAGGAAGTTGTGTCTGTGGGCCTGGGTTCCAGGGACGGAG TTGTAACATCACCTGTCCAGATCAGCTGTATGGCtttaactgttcctctgtctgtgaCTGTGGAGAGGGAACCGCCTGTCACCCAGCAACGGGGGCGTGTCCATACA gtgGTCACAGGGCTCTGATCACTGGTCTCCTGGTCCCTCTGCTCTTGGTGCTGCTGGGTctggtctgctgctgctgctgctgtggagGACCTACTGACGgcaaagacag GGTAGCAGTGGGTGACGGTGGTACCTCTGTCCGTATGAAGCATCATGTGTATAACGTCCTGGCCAACGTGAGCTCTGCTGtaccctgtatctctgtctggtcCTCTGGGCTACCCAGAGTCACAG TGTCACACCACGACCCTGAGCTGACGTTCAACCACAGCTTCATAGAGCCTCCCTCCTCAGGCTGGGTGACGGAGGGATCTTTCTTCGACAGTGATGAGGAGACCGGAGAGGTGCTCTACTGTGTCCCCCCCAGAGAAg ACATCCCTGCAGTTGCAGGCGGTGAGTTCCAGGAGTTCCAGCACGAGATGAGTTCTAAGTGTAACATGTTCCCCGACCCCTCTGCCTTCAGTATTAGTGCAGAAGACATGTCCCTCCCCTTTGGCATCCCCCGCACCTCCAGCAACGCCAAGTCCAAATGCCCCTCCGTCTCCTTCGCCGAAGGCACCAG TCCCAAGGAGCGCCGAGGCTCTGCCCAAGATTTGACAACCGGGGCACCCCGCACCAAACACAAGTCCCCCTGGGGGGTCCTGATGCTGTCAGCCCTCCAGGCCCAGGGAGGGAATGCctcagagggggaagagacggaggggggggtggatggatgtggatgtggaggtGGGACTGGACCATTAGAAGACCCAGAATCCAGTGGTGAAGCAGGGGACCCCGATGTGGACAGGTGGACTGCTACCCCGACCCGAGCCATGTCTACCCTGCAGGTGCCTGGAGCAGTGGTAGGACGCACCATATCCAACGCTGCTGTTCCCAGAAAGGGAGGGCAAACACCAGGGTCCAAATCCGATGGCCAGCAGGCAGAGATGGACAAAGTGACCACAGTGTATGTGACAGTGGGGAAGGCGGGGGTGGGGAGGCCCCTGTCTAAACTAGAGCTCCCCAGCTTGGAGAGCCCGGTACAGGCCATGCTACGTAGGCTAGGCAGCCTCCAGAGACACAAAGACCAGGAGGTGGGAACTAAGCCCAAGGGGAAGAGCCCGGGGGCGGAGGGGATCATCAAGCCCCCCAGGAGGAAGCTGGGGACTAGGGCCAGTGTGTGGGAGCAGGGGGCTCCCCCACCCTCGGGGGTGGAGGGTGCTGTAGGGGAAGGCGTATCTATGAGAAAACCCAGTAGGAGGAAACAGCACGCCCACCATAGCTCCCCTGCTGTCATGGGAAACACAGACGCTGGCACTAACACTCAACCCCCACCAGAGGACACCCCTGCCACCGTTACGCCCAAGAGGCCCCTGTCCTCCATTTTGAAAAGCGTGCCAGAGGTCGCtgggtcagaggttaggggtGAAAGGTCAGGGGTAAGGCGAGAGAACGGCGACCCTGGGATGCAGACTGATAGTGGATATCGAACAATCGGGCCAGCTGGATTTGTAACGGACACTGTTAGTCTGAGTGAAGTCATCGCCAATGAAGGAGTGGTGGCTGGTGTGGACGATGGACCTAACCTTTATGAGAACGTGATGATTATGCATTCCTAA
- the LOC112234737 gene encoding vitronectin-like — MRLRLILLLAGLATVFAAEESCMDRCENGFDSKKDCQCDTMCRYYKSCCSDYETTCHMKTRGDTFEFAEDDDGPFTPTTPAFPTQPEDRASRTSGGQHRQPTRIRTPNTTPTPAKIATKITPVTEPARGAARGPQRGQVPGVVPLPEAAKATKAPSATQAGRGSDRGQFPAVVPLPETAIATEATSVLQTTTEEVVTTTKAPVVDPDAEPCSSRPWDSLMQLKNGSVYAFRGEWFFELDEKSVMPGYPKLIQDIWGIRGPIDAAFTRINCQGKTYMFKGNKYWRFDDGVLEADYPRDINVGFEKIPDDVDAAFAIAAPGHHSKEKVYFFKGDQYYQYEFKHQPSHEECIKMAAESPSALFTAYTDIYHNNWEELFNMLFRGIPNHHGGHRFINKDWIGIKAPVDAVMTGRLYITPRPLAPPLFPPVPPLRDHNDGRRQPWDQQWGQYGQQDQLNGQQNGQQYGQQGQQYGQQWEQQWGHRRSRRQSYWGAGTGMAMGQAFTEKGMDMGKRFAEKGLDLGRKLVERRMAMGQALAEKGMFGGWDMRRTDARDEDRDRDRRRVDQDRRRDDQDRGRDDQDRRDGYNYDSRYNAEGRAYWEFVNKGQPVQSVYFFKGDKYYRVDLKTKKVDPASPPYPRSIGKYWLGCPEKHLEAEKK; from the exons atgaggcTCAGGCTGATACTCCTGCTAGCCGGGCTAGCTACTGTGTTTGCTGCAGAGG AGTCATGCATGGACCGCTGTGAGAATGGCTTCGACTCCAAGAAGGATTGCCAGTGTGACACCATGTGTCGATACTACAAGAGCTGCTGCTCAGACTACGAGACCACCTGTCATATGAAAA CACGTGGGGACACCTTTGAATTTGCAGAGGATGATGATGGTCCATTTACCCCTACAACGCCCGCCTTCCCGACCCAACCTGAAGACAGGGCATCCAGAACCTCAGGGGGCCAACATAGGCAACCCACACGCATCAGAACCCCCAACACCACCCCTACTCCTGCCAAAATTGCCACAAAGATAACCCCAGTCACAGAGCCAGCTAGAGGCGCAGCTCGAGGCCCACAGAGAGGCCAGGTCCCAGGGGTAGTCCCACTCCCGGAGGCAGCTAAAGCCACCAAGGCACCGTCGGCAACACAGGCAGGTAGAGGCTCAGATAGAGGCCAGTTCCCAGCGGTAGTCCCACTCCCAGAGACAGCTATAGCCACCGAGGCAACATCAGTCCTACAGACAACCACAGAGGAAGTGGTGACGACCACCAAGGCTCCGGTAGTAGACCCAGATGCTGAGCCATGCAGCAGCAGGCCCTGGGACTCCCTAATGCAGCTCAAGAACGGCTCTGTCTACGCCTTCAGAG GGGAGTGGTTCTTTGAGCTGGATGAGAAGTCGGTGATGCCCGGCTACCCCAAACTGATCCAGGACATCTGGGGTATCAGAGGGCCTATAGATGCTGCCTTTACACGTATCAACTGCCAGGGCAAGACATACATGTTCAAG GGTAACAAGTACTGGCGGTTTGATGATGGTGTGCTGGAGGCGGACTATCCCAGAGATATCAACGTGGGCTTTGAGAAGATACCAGACGACGTGGACGCAGCCTTCGCCATAGCAGCCCCTGGACACCACAGCAAAGAGAAGGTCTACTTCTTCAAAG GTGACCAGTACTACCAGTATGAGTTCAAGCACCAGCCATCACATGAGGAGTGTATCAAGATGGCAGCTGAGTCTCCCTCCGCTCTGTTCACAGCCTACACTGACATCTACCACAACAACTGGGAGGAACTCTTCAACATGCTCTTCAGAGGCA tccccaACCACCATGGTGGGCATCGGTTCATCAACAAGGACTGGATAGGCATCAAGGCCCCAGTGGACGCtgtcatgacagggagactctACATCACCCCCAGGCCACTGGCCCCACCCCTGTTCCCACCCGTACCCCCTTTACGGGACCACAACGACGGGAGGCGCCAGCCATGGGACCAACAGTGGGGGCAGTATGGTCAACAGGATCAGTTAAATGGACAGCAAAATGGACAACAATATGGACAACAAGGGCAACAATATGGACAGCAGTGGGAACAGCAGTGGGGCCACCGCAGAAGTAGGCGCCAGTCTTACTGGGGTGCCGGGACGGGAATGGCTATGGGGCAGGCGTTCACAGAGAAGGGGATGGATATGGGGAAACGATTCGCTGAGAAGGGTTTGGATCTTGGTCGGAAGCTGGTGGAAAGGAGGATGGCTATGGGGCAGGCGTTAGCAGAGAAGGGGATGTTTGGAGGGTGGGACATGCGCCGAACGGATGCCAGGgatgaagacagagacagggatagaagGAGGGTTGACcaggataggaggagggatgACCAGGACAGGGGGAGGGATGACCAGGACAGAAGAGATGGATACAACTATGACTCCAGATACAACGCTGAGGGGAGGGCCTACTGGGAGTTTGTCAACAAGGGCCAGCCAGTGCAGAGCGTCTACTTCTTCAAGGGAG ATAAATACTACAGAGTGGATCTGAAGACCAAGAAAGTGGACCCAGCCAGCCCTCCTTACCCCAGGTCCATTGGCAAGTACTGGCTGGGCTGCCCTGAAAAACACCTGGAGGCCGAGAAGAAATAG